The genomic stretch TGATAACCGATGTAGACCGTGATTCAGAAGCATACGACCGTGTTTTCTCCGCATTCAAACTTCCAAAAGAAACGGATGAAGAAAAGGCTATCCGCAGTGAAACCATACAGAAGGAAAGCAAATATGCCGCCCAAGTGCCTATGGAGGTGGCACGTACCGTCCACTCCATTCTGCCCATGATTGATGTGGTAGCCAGAAAAGGGAACAGCAACGCTGTAACCGATGCCTGCGTGTCCATGATGTGTGCCCGGACTGCCATTCTGGGAGCCTTGCTGAATGTACGTATCAACCTCACTTCTATCAAAGACGAAAAATTCGTCAAAGAGATGAGCGAAGAGGCCGATATGATAGAACAGACGACCATTGCCGAAGAACAGAAAATACTGGACTATGTGAAAACCATGTTTTAATCCCAACCTCCGCGGTTAAAAAAAGAATCAGACCATGAAGAATGTATATCAAATAGGTTCGGGTGACCTCACTTTTGACATCATCGAACGTATTATTAATGAAAATCTGAAATTGGAACTGGCTCCCGAAGCTAAAGACCGGATTCAGAAATGCCGGGATTACCTGGACAGAAAGATCAAGGAATCCGATGTCCCTCTCTATGGCATCACTACA from Phocaeicola dorei encodes the following:
- a CDS encoding cyclodeaminase/cyclohydrolase family protein yields the protein MLTELTIKEFINKVLSNDPVPGGGSVSALNGALATSLAAMVANLTIGRKKYVEVNEIMEDLSVRFEELTRQLITDVDRDSEAYDRVFSAFKLPKETDEEKAIRSETIQKESKYAAQVPMEVARTVHSILPMIDVVARKGNSNAVTDACVSMMCARTAILGALLNVRINLTSIKDEKFVKEMSEEADMIEQTTIAEEQKILDYVKTMF